One window of the Cryptomeria japonica chromosome 7, Sugi_1.0, whole genome shotgun sequence genome contains the following:
- the LOC131046055 gene encoding protein NRT1/ PTR FAMILY 5.3-like, whose translation MDKAAVQNTSGSNPCTVTDVEETKIMIRILPIWLTLIFPSTLLSQGGTLFIKQGMSLNRHMGSNFQIPPASLAVFLPVLMLLVLIIYDRLLVPVCRRFTGNPRGITILQRMGVGMVLYTIAMVAAVITEMKRLDVVKSHGLAGDANAIVPRSMFILLPQYGVMGIAEAFLEVGKLEFFYDQAPESMQSLGTSLYAASLGVGAFSTVLYSPL comes from the coding sequence ATGGACAAAGCGGCCGTACAAAATACCTCTGGTTCAAATCCGTGTACTGTGACAGATGTGGAGGAGACAAAGATCATGATAAGAATCCTTCCAATTTGGCTGACGCTTATTTTCCCGAGTACATTACTATCTCAAGGTGGAACACTTTTCATAAAGCAGGGCATGAGTCTGAATAGGCATATGGGTTCTAACTTTCAAATTCCTCCAGCTAGTCTTGCAGTTTTTCTTCCAGTACTAATGTTACTCGTCCTTATAATCTATGATCGCCTCTTAGTCCCAGTGTGTCGAAGATTCACTGGAAACCCACGAGGCATAACTATACTACAGAGGATGGGAGTTGGTATGGTTCTCTATACTATTGCCATGGTAGCGGCTGTAATAACAGAAATGAAAAGGTTGGATGTCGTTAAAAGCCATGGGCTTGCAGGTGATGCGAATGCAATTGTTCCTCGGAGCATGTTCATCCTGCTTCCACAGTATGGTGTGATGGGTATTGCAGAAGCCTTTTTAGAAGTAGGAAAACTGGAGTTCTTTTATGACCAAGCTCCTGAGAGTATGCAAAGTTTGGGAACTTCATTGTATGCAGCCTCTCTTGGAGTTGGTGCCTTCTCAACAGTGTTATACTCACCGCTGTAA
- the LOC131856666 gene encoding protein NRT1/ PTR FAMILY 5.3-like, which yields MAIDEADLVLDGSVDLRGKPVIRERTGRWRACSLIIGYEFIERLAFAGIWTNLMVYLTTKLHEGTVSSARNASNWNGTLWITPLFGAYIADTYLGCFWTFIVFSSVYILGMGIMTLAVTLKSLRPPECQPNEVCQKASSLQIGIFYFALYLLAVASGGTKPCISTIGADQFDDFHPKEKLRKSSFFNWWIFVVFSESLIGQTLIVYIQDNISWGVASGIIAGALIISYILFIIGTPLYRHKVRVGSPLKRMAKVISRVIQNWKVQVPTDASCLYEVDTKEYLTQGRYPIGHTKLMRLEFNPYIAF from the exons ATGGCTATTGATGAAGCGGATTTGGTTTTAGATGGATCTGTGGATTTGAGGGGAAAGCCTGTTATAAGAGAAAGGACAGGGAGGTGGAGAGCTTGTTCTCTGATCATTG GATACGAATTTATTGAAAGATTGGCATTTGCGGGCATATGGACAAACTTAATGGTGTATCTGACAACCAAGTTGCATGAAGGCACCGTTTCCTCCGCTAGGAACGCCAGTAATTGGAATGGCACTCTCTGGATTACTCCTTTATTTGGGGCATACATTGCCGATACATACTTGGGCTGCTTCTGGACATTCATAGTATTTTCTTCTGTATATATTCTG GGAATGGGGATTATGACACTAGCAGTTACATTGAAGTCTCTGAGACCGCCAGAATGCCAACCCAATGAAGTCTGTCAAAAGGCATCGTCTCTGCAGATTGGGATTTTTTACTTTGCTTTGTATCTTCTTGCTGTCGCTTCTGGAGGGACCAAACCATGCATCTCCACTATCGGTGCGGATCAGTTTGATGACTTCCATCCCAAGGAAAAGTTGCGGAAGAGCTCCTTTTTCaattggtggatttttgttgtcTTCAGTGAAAGTCTGATTGGTCAGACTCTGATTGTGTATATTCAAGATAACATTAGTTGGGGAGTGGCCAGTGGAATCATAGCGGGAGCCCTAATCATATCATATATTCTGTTCATAATAGGAACTCCACTATATAGACATAAAGTTCGGGTCGGTAGCCCGCTGAAGCGAATGGCTAAAGTCATTTCTAGGGTCATTCAGAACTGGAAAGTTCAGGTTCCTACAGATGCATCCTGTCTTTATGAAGTTGATACAAAGGAATACCTTACTCAGGGTCGATACCCAATTGGCCATACAAAACTAATGAGGTTAGAATTTAATCCTTATATAGCTTTTTAA